The stretch of DNA CTTCGCCCGATTTGACGTAAATAGCGGATAACTATGTTGACCTTTGAAGGCAGAGAAATAGAGACAGACGCCGATGGCTACCTGAAAAATAGCCGGGAGTGGAGCGAGCCGCTGGCGGAAGTGATTGCCGCCGGAGAAGGCATTACCCTCGCGGTGGAGCACTGGGAAGTGGTGCGTTTTGTGCGCGAATTTTACCTGGAGTTTAATACCTCCCCGGCCATTCGCATGCTGGTTAAAGCCATGGCAAATAAATTTGGCGAAGAGAAAGGCAATAGCCGTTATCTCTATCGCCTGTTCCCGAAGGGCCCGGCGAAGCAGGCCACCAAAATCGCGGGATTACCTAAACCAGTGAAGTGCATCTAATAGCGGATACCAAAGTTGACCCATTCACGCTCGGGTTGGTGAGGCTCAACGAGGACTTGATCAACCCTGGCGCTACGTGGCCCGCCGGCTTTCAGCCAGGCCAGCAGCTTTTCAACCTGCTCCGTCTCTCCGCAGGCCACCACTTCGACGCTGCCGTCGTCAAGGTTACGGGCGTACCCGGTTAAGCCAAGTTTCTCGCCTTCCCGCTGCGTGCTGTAGCGAAAGC from Cedecea neteri encodes:
- the tusE gene encoding sulfurtransferase TusE, coding for MLTFEGREIETDADGYLKNSREWSEPLAEVIAAGEGITLAVEHWEVVRFVREFYLEFNTSPAIRMLVKAMANKFGEEKGNSRYLYRLFPKGPAKQATKIAGLPKPVKCI
- the yccX gene encoding acylphosphatase, with amino-acid sequence MMANDSQKQCIKCWVHGMVQGVGFRYSTQREGEKLGLTGYARNLDDGSVEVVACGETEQVEKLLAWLKAGGPRSARVDQVLVEPHQPEREWVNFGIRY